A single window of Archangium gephyra DNA harbors:
- a CDS encoding YkgJ family cysteine cluster protein — protein MECTRCGACCVAPDIAALDKPLGMRCPHLTADNLCSVYERRPDVCRAYQADDVCRLIDAPTLEERVGKYLALFELTEEARAIRQSGCSSMRKARHG, from the coding sequence ATGGAATGCACCCGCTGTGGCGCCTGCTGCGTGGCGCCGGACATCGCCGCCCTCGACAAGCCCCTGGGCATGCGCTGCCCCCACCTCACCGCCGACAACCTCTGCTCCGTGTATGAGCGGCGCCCCGACGTCTGCCGCGCCTACCAGGCCGACGACGTCTGCCGCCTCATCGACGCCCCCACCCTCGAGGAGCGCGTGGGCAAGTACCTCGCCCTCTTCGAGCTGACGGAGGAAGCCCGGGCCATCCGCCAGAGTGGCTGTTCCTCCATGCGCAAGGCCCGCCACGGGTGA
- a CDS encoding YheT family hydrolase — translation MSFQPTEPFAPARGLASPHAQTIFASLARPTHAPPLKRERWELPDGDFVDLDSFDGVQGAPHVVTLHGLEGSSRSGYITAILRGAAERGWGATAINFRSCSGEPNRLARSYHSGDIGDALSVIKHLRARLTGPLFAVGFSLGANVLLRLMEETGDHSLVDAAAAVSAPFELGVCADTLDGPGPFQRLYRERFLRTLKNKAREKLRRFPGVFDGAAMERARTIRGFDDAVTAPLHGFRDATHYYAEASSGPRLHAIRRPTLLLSAKDDPMIPAATHPRDVEKNPVLHAVVTERGGHVGFVAGSPFSPSYWGEAQVLAFFSARNANTRPV, via the coding sequence GTGTCCTTCCAACCCACCGAGCCCTTCGCCCCCGCGCGTGGCCTCGCCTCGCCCCATGCGCAGACCATCTTCGCCTCGCTCGCGCGCCCCACGCACGCCCCGCCCCTGAAGCGCGAGCGCTGGGAGCTGCCCGACGGGGACTTCGTCGACCTCGACTCCTTCGATGGCGTCCAGGGCGCTCCCCACGTGGTGACGCTCCACGGCCTGGAGGGCTCCTCACGCTCCGGCTACATCACCGCCATCCTCCGCGGCGCCGCCGAGCGCGGCTGGGGCGCCACCGCCATCAACTTCCGCTCCTGCAGCGGTGAGCCCAACCGCCTCGCCCGCTCCTACCACTCGGGCGACATCGGCGACGCGCTCTCCGTCATCAAGCACCTGCGCGCGCGCCTCACCGGCCCGCTCTTCGCCGTGGGCTTCTCCCTGGGCGCCAACGTGCTGCTGCGGCTCATGGAGGAGACGGGAGACCATTCCCTCGTGGACGCCGCCGCCGCCGTGAGCGCCCCTTTCGAGCTGGGCGTCTGCGCGGACACACTCGACGGGCCCGGCCCCTTCCAGCGCCTCTACCGCGAGCGCTTCCTGCGCACCCTCAAGAACAAGGCGCGCGAGAAGCTCCGCCGCTTCCCCGGTGTCTTCGACGGCGCCGCCATGGAGCGCGCCCGCACCATCCGCGGCTTCGACGACGCCGTCACCGCCCCGCTCCACGGCTTCCGCGACGCCACCCACTACTACGCCGAGGCCTCCTCGGGTCCGCGCCTGCACGCCATCCGCCGCCCCACCCTGCTGCTGAGCGCCAAGGATGACCCGATGATTCCCGCCGCCACCCACCCCCGGGACGTGGAGAAAAACCCCGTGCTGCACGCCGTCGTCACCGAGCGCGGCGGCCACGTGGGCTTCGTCGCCGGCAGCCCCTTCTCCCCGTCCTACTGGGGCGAGGCCCAGGTGCTGGCCTTCTTCTCCGCCCGCAATGCGAACACCCGGCCGGTGTGA
- a CDS encoding outer membrane protein has product MNALSLITILALAPTAAPPKTPAPPPKETATAAASPEPGGRILLAPKLGFFKTTTPLSGAFFLGAEAGYLTPLLDNRLAIVAEFDFHQPDVRGTLSDPQLPGDAPYTLTEREMAILLSAVYRFEGTLTPYVGAGPGLYLHRAQAEAFGSTYVETEGTLGFQLLGGLEYKLGPGGAFAEVHYHFTRVGFLTTGDVNIGGFLAAGVGYRLHL; this is encoded by the coding sequence ATGAACGCCCTTTCCCTCATCACCATCCTGGCGCTCGCCCCGACGGCCGCGCCCCCCAAGACGCCCGCCCCGCCCCCGAAGGAGACCGCCACCGCCGCGGCCTCCCCGGAGCCCGGAGGCCGCATCCTCCTGGCCCCCAAGCTGGGCTTCTTCAAGACGACCACCCCGCTCAGCGGCGCCTTCTTCCTGGGCGCCGAGGCGGGCTACCTCACCCCGCTGCTCGACAACCGCCTGGCCATCGTCGCCGAGTTCGACTTCCACCAGCCGGACGTGCGCGGCACGCTCAGCGATCCGCAGCTGCCGGGGGACGCCCCCTACACGCTCACCGAGCGCGAGATGGCCATCCTGCTGTCGGCCGTCTACCGCTTCGAGGGCACCCTCACCCCGTACGTGGGCGCCGGCCCCGGCCTCTACCTGCACCGCGCCCAGGCCGAGGCCTTCGGCAGCACGTACGTCGAGACCGAGGGCACCCTGGGCTTCCAGCTCCTCGGAGGCCTCGAGTACAAGCTGGGCCCCGGCGGCGCCTTCGCCGAGGTCCACTACCACTTCACCCGCGTGGGCTTCCTCACCACCGGTGACGTCAACATCGGCGGCTTCCTCGCCGCGGGCGTGGGCTACCGGCTGCATCTCTGA
- a CDS encoding response regulator, which translates to MRRIVILSPHRPSRELLSRLLSEPGLSVAAMSDADEALDSIAEEEPALVVVDARRPDEDHPLLLGLLKRRHPRQPLITLVPGRLRVFDGSEERVRDVRDGSAEGLHLLLSELQRATRDLLAQHLLRMLRPPTGEA; encoded by the coding sequence ATGCGCCGCATCGTCATCCTCAGCCCGCACCGTCCCTCCCGAGAGCTGCTCTCGCGCCTCCTGTCGGAGCCGGGCCTGTCCGTCGCCGCCATGTCGGATGCGGACGAGGCGCTGGACTCCATCGCCGAGGAGGAGCCGGCCCTGGTGGTGGTGGACGCGCGGCGGCCGGACGAGGACCACCCGCTGCTGCTGGGGTTGCTCAAGCGGCGCCATCCGCGTCAGCCGCTCATCACCCTGGTGCCCGGGCGCCTGCGCGTCTTCGACGGCAGCGAGGAGCGGGTGCGCGACGTGCGGGATGGTTCGGCCGAGGGCCTCCACCTGCTGCTCAGTGAGCTGCAGCGGGCCACGAGGGATCTGCTCGCCCAGCACCTGCTGCGGATGTTGCGGCCGCCCACCGGCGAGGCCTGA
- a CDS encoding DEAD/DEAH box helicase: MATELHFDCGTLVAPTLPEDDTLRAVFQRDTRTGVYRAAARHYREVVLRLRELGQPYEDRAKRFEPLEVGLATPIEPFPHQKAALEAWSGAGGRGLVELPTGAGKTLLAVLAIARVKRPTLVVVPTLDLMTQWQGVLSKHLGLPVGMLGGGVSDRQPLTVTTYDSAAMQTEFHGNRFGFLICDECHHLPAPSYRFIAEGSLAPYRLGLTATLERTDGGERVCAELLGPLVHRTDIRELQGRYLAPYEVRRVEVPLTPEEQARHDEARARYLGFIRQRGIRFDVPEGWARFLAESQRTEEGRAAYRGYREQRRIALTSSAKQDVLWRILLEHREDRVIVFTDDNETVYTLARRLLLPALTHHTPVPERKALLGAFASGELPVLLTSRVLNEGVDVPEARVGVVLSGSGSVREHVQRLGRILRQRPGKRALLYEVCSAQTAEASISERRRQHRAYQEEEGEAC; encoded by the coding sequence ATGGCCACCGAGCTCCACTTCGACTGCGGCACCCTGGTGGCGCCCACGCTGCCGGAAGACGACACCCTGCGTGCCGTCTTCCAGCGGGACACGCGCACCGGGGTGTACCGGGCCGCCGCGCGGCACTACCGGGAGGTGGTGCTGAGGCTGCGCGAGCTGGGCCAGCCCTACGAGGACCGGGCGAAGCGCTTCGAGCCGCTGGAGGTGGGGCTGGCCACGCCCATCGAGCCCTTCCCGCACCAGAAGGCGGCGCTGGAGGCGTGGAGCGGCGCGGGCGGGCGGGGGCTGGTGGAGCTGCCCACGGGCGCGGGCAAGACGCTGCTGGCGGTGCTGGCCATCGCCCGGGTGAAGCGGCCGACCCTGGTGGTCGTCCCCACGTTGGACCTGATGACGCAGTGGCAGGGCGTGCTGTCCAAGCACCTGGGCCTGCCGGTGGGAATGCTGGGCGGCGGGGTGAGTGACCGGCAGCCGCTGACGGTGACGACGTACGACTCGGCGGCGATGCAGACGGAGTTCCACGGCAACCGCTTCGGCTTCCTCATCTGCGACGAGTGCCACCACCTGCCGGCGCCCAGCTACCGCTTCATCGCCGAGGGCTCGCTGGCCCCCTACCGGCTGGGCCTCACCGCGACGCTGGAGCGCACCGACGGCGGCGAGCGCGTGTGCGCGGAGCTGCTGGGGCCACTGGTGCACCGCACGGACATCCGCGAGCTGCAGGGCCGCTACCTGGCCCCCTACGAGGTGCGCCGGGTGGAGGTGCCCCTCACGCCCGAGGAGCAGGCGCGGCATGACGAGGCGCGCGCGCGCTACCTCGGCTTCATCCGCCAGCGGGGCATCCGCTTCGACGTGCCGGAGGGCTGGGCGCGCTTCCTCGCGGAGAGCCAGCGCACGGAGGAAGGGCGCGCGGCCTACCGGGGCTACCGGGAGCAGCGCCGCATCGCCCTCACCTCGAGCGCCAAGCAGGACGTGCTGTGGCGGATCCTCCTGGAGCACCGCGAGGACCGCGTCATCGTCTTCACCGACGACAACGAGACGGTGTACACGCTGGCGCGGCGGCTGCTGCTGCCCGCGCTGACGCACCACACGCCGGTGCCCGAGCGCAAGGCGCTGCTCGGCGCCTTCGCCAGTGGAGAGCTGCCGGTGCTGCTCACCTCGCGGGTGCTCAACGAGGGCGTGGACGTGCCGGAGGCGCGGGTGGGCGTGGTGCTCAGCGGCAGTGGCAGCGTGCGCGAGCACGTGCAGCGGCTGGGAAGAATCCTCCGCCAGCGCCCGGGCAAGCGCGCGCTCTTGTACGAGGTGTGCTCGGCGCAGACGGCCGAGGCCTCCATCAGCGAGCGGCGGCGCCAGCACCGGGCCTACCAGGAAGAGGAGGGCGAGGCGTGCTGA
- a CDS encoding DUF790 family protein, whose translation MLTRELLLFRVRDGKLRPSFVKREDLALRTLATELIAEVAAGVGRSRDEVEETLALRAGAHSRPKVARGLVKLLVDRMLFDEPSEGISEARATAFREAARVLRSLPAGATVEAYEARLSEAFPRPLPELREALYADLPGHRRLQGWEALTSAELVDRYNLALAQGPLFDARRLTLRAKAPELLRVRKVLRWLKFCRLVAEVRREDEDWVLEVEGPGAMLALQKKYGLQLASFLSVVPVLKHWQLTASLESPRRRVTLVLDEKDPLVSPHGPALGHIPPEVASLAEGFDDADWELDLLPLPRHTGAAGLCVPDLTFRHRHTGREVALELFHAWHAGPLSRRMEELRSRPDAGLLLGVDRALAKDAQARALLEAHPQVVLFHGFPSAKRLRARLSP comes from the coding sequence GTGCTGACGCGCGAGCTGCTCCTCTTCCGCGTGCGCGACGGGAAGCTGCGCCCCTCCTTCGTGAAGCGGGAGGACCTGGCGCTGCGCACCCTGGCCACGGAGCTCATCGCCGAGGTGGCGGCGGGCGTCGGGCGCTCGCGCGACGAGGTGGAGGAGACGCTCGCGCTGCGGGCCGGCGCGCACTCGCGGCCCAAGGTGGCGCGGGGGCTGGTGAAGCTGCTGGTGGACCGGATGCTCTTCGACGAGCCCTCCGAGGGCATCTCCGAGGCACGCGCCACGGCCTTCCGCGAGGCGGCCCGGGTGCTGCGCTCGCTGCCCGCCGGCGCGACGGTGGAGGCCTACGAGGCCCGGCTGTCCGAGGCCTTCCCGCGCCCGCTGCCCGAGCTGCGCGAGGCCCTCTACGCCGACCTTCCAGGTCATCGCCGGCTGCAGGGCTGGGAGGCGCTGACGTCCGCGGAGCTGGTGGACCGCTACAACCTGGCGCTGGCGCAGGGCCCGCTCTTCGACGCGCGGCGGCTGACGCTGCGGGCGAAGGCGCCGGAGCTGCTCCGGGTGCGCAAGGTGCTGCGCTGGCTGAAGTTCTGCCGGCTGGTGGCCGAGGTGCGGCGCGAGGACGAGGACTGGGTGCTGGAGGTGGAGGGCCCCGGGGCCATGCTCGCGCTGCAGAAGAAGTACGGGCTGCAGCTGGCCAGCTTCCTGTCCGTGGTGCCGGTGCTGAAGCACTGGCAGCTCACCGCCTCCCTGGAGAGCCCCCGGCGGAGGGTGACGCTGGTGCTGGACGAGAAGGATCCCCTGGTGTCACCGCACGGCCCGGCCCTGGGCCACATCCCGCCCGAGGTGGCCTCGTTGGCCGAGGGCTTCGACGACGCGGACTGGGAGCTGGACCTGCTGCCCCTGCCCCGCCACACGGGAGCAGCCGGGTTGTGCGTGCCGGATCTCACGTTCCGTCATAGACACACGGGACGCGAGGTGGCGTTGGAGCTCTTCCACGCATGGCATGCGGGCCCATTGTCGAGGAGAATGGAGGAGCTGCGCTCGCGTCCGGATGCGGGACTGCTGCTGGGGGTGGATCGGGCGCTGGCGAAGGATGCCCAGGCACGCGCGCTGTTGGAGGCACATCCACAAGTGGTGCTCTTCCATGGATTCCCATCGGCGAAGCGGCTGCGCGCGAGGCTCTCACCGTGA
- a CDS encoding helix-turn-helix transcriptional regulator: MAKKLATRLGESARAARQRLNLTQEDVAERIGIATEVYGRLERGNMLPSVPTFRKLCAVLGLSADEALGLTTENPLPWAPQPPSPEVSEPAELRRLLRRARQLDRNSLRVLSLVAAHLGQKTG; the protein is encoded by the coding sequence ATGGCAAAAAAGCTCGCAACCAGGTTGGGAGAGAGCGCGCGCGCAGCCCGGCAGCGCCTCAACCTCACACAGGAAGACGTGGCGGAGCGCATAGGCATCGCCACGGAGGTGTACGGGCGGCTGGAGCGAGGCAACATGCTTCCGAGCGTTCCCACCTTCCGCAAGCTGTGCGCCGTGCTCGGACTGTCCGCGGACGAGGCCCTGGGCCTCACCACCGAGAATCCGCTTCCCTGGGCGCCTCAGCCTCCCTCCCCAGAGGTCAGTGAGCCCGCGGAGCTGCGCCGCCTGCTGCGGCGGGCCCGCCAGTTGGATCGCAACTCGCTCCGGGTGCTGAGCCTCGTGGCCGCGCACCTGGGGCAGAAGACGGGGTAG
- a CDS encoding response regulator, with the protein MTVDTLPSYLFVDEDPLQLSALRRLLRDMPGTKRMATSGEEALRMAEEEPPSVVIAAYILPGMDGLSLLAALRARTPHLLCGLHTTQLPSRDIIPPHVTVLLKPCPPERLRAFLMSGTAAPK; encoded by the coding sequence ATGACCGTGGACACCCTGCCCTCCTACCTCTTCGTCGACGAGGATCCGCTGCAGCTCTCCGCGCTGCGCAGGCTCCTGCGGGACATGCCGGGCACCAAGCGCATGGCGACCAGCGGTGAAGAGGCCCTGCGGATGGCGGAGGAAGAACCGCCCTCGGTCGTCATCGCCGCGTACATCCTCCCGGGCATGGACGGGCTGTCGCTGTTGGCGGCCCTGAGGGCCCGCACGCCCCACCTGCTGTGCGGCCTGCATACCACCCAGCTGCCGTCGCGGGACATCATCCCGCCCCACGTCACCGTGCTGCTCAAGCCCTGCCCTCCGGAGCGGCTGCGCGCCTTCCTGATGTCCGGCACGGCCGCCCCGAAGTAG
- a CDS encoding MbtH family protein, translating into MSDTEDTQQYKVVVNHEEQYSIWPADRENAPGWKDAGKSGTKAECLEHIKQVWTDMRPLSLRKKMDAQKGS; encoded by the coding sequence ATGAGCGACACCGAGGACACGCAGCAGTACAAGGTCGTGGTCAACCACGAGGAGCAGTACTCCATCTGGCCCGCCGACCGGGAGAACGCCCCCGGCTGGAAGGACGCCGGCAAGTCCGGCACCAAGGCCGAGTGCCTCGAGCACATCAAGCAGGTGTGGACGGACATGCGTCCGCTCAGCCTGCGCAAGAAGATGGACGCGCAGAAGGGCTCGTGA
- a CDS encoding AAA domain-containing protein, producing the protein MTNESPQARHARKPAPQAPPSPAPSNEPADLIVRSVLPEDLLSALESERSLYRWVMLKGAEDVRLEDESMLGLTPRPAADPSWGGGQLIGFLPDERKFIGEIVHVDPTNGRVFLSTRSLSHIPPEVISAERWAFQPYDFSEALLAASRAYDSRGPRVREALDRVRGLIPDDGAGPSPGPEDLWEKPWALLWGPPGTGKTETVARLLAQAIQRNPKERILAVAPTNRAADTLALRVARMLSKAGALHAPDTTCRIFRGGIGVGPELTNAFPAVLQDARYQKQAARVEYMEERVRREYLEGAPPSRLATVKAELRKVRDGITDETLFVAREGHATLIVLTVHRALRLVSELEGAERFDRLVVDEAGMVSRAAVGLLAPMARKVLLGGDPKQIGPVSRALEGVERPVQTWMRGSPLSHLEDAKAAVESSHVLLLRTQHRMHPQIGSVVSHFSYAGLLEDGEGPRTRQPKTVDVYPAARACWVVLDEATRDARRVCHERGESGRGYRRPFSAELLVTLAAPALKAGLKVLAVTPYRAQAALLRALAQQKGWSESRFQASTIHRQQGTEYDVVIVDTVAAGRPFPPSELTPMLNVAASRAREYLFVLSSRAESEAAIPSQLLELLTPVAPSLEPRFSLQPLLVMPGVRAQVARRPEGLGQEIDSLRDMGPLFTQEQVALFERRFDEGHHLVRGVAGSGKTYVLAQWVARYLAEHPEARVLVSFFNKALTPLLSRLLVAAMRQRLGKRAPLMTQRVTLMHMTGTGSFAPESFDAVFVDEAQDLSAPELAHLYSLARPLSRGEGPALKAFLLFADDSQNVYGNSSVEALRKELPELDFTGRVRVLHEAFRSTRQVSELAFNVVLDPLGLHRVANPGMREFMRAHELREQGLLEEPVPGVDGLYRLQATEREGVAPVVRAFDSAQAEEAWLVREVKRLSREEGVRPSDVLVVAPVRPARLAEALEREGLKAVAFGGRSGQDVSGFSVGRVDYFRVTTAFSCKGHESPVVFFCGVDALDDMSWMETKPGRTERELERTRRALFYVGATRAMVRQYVSGLSGARFTRASLEYARALARGVR; encoded by the coding sequence ATGACGAACGAGTCACCCCAGGCACGTCATGCCCGGAAGCCTGCTCCCCAGGCTCCCCCGTCCCCGGCTCCCAGCAACGAGCCCGCGGATCTCATCGTGCGCTCGGTGCTGCCGGAGGACCTGCTGTCGGCCTTGGAGAGCGAGCGCTCCCTGTACCGCTGGGTGATGCTCAAGGGCGCCGAGGACGTGCGGCTCGAGGACGAGTCGATGCTCGGCCTCACCCCTCGGCCCGCGGCGGACCCGAGCTGGGGTGGGGGACAGCTCATCGGCTTCCTCCCGGACGAGCGGAAATTCATCGGGGAGATCGTCCACGTGGACCCCACGAACGGGCGTGTCTTCCTCTCCACGCGCTCGCTGAGCCACATCCCGCCCGAGGTCATCTCCGCCGAGCGCTGGGCCTTCCAGCCCTATGACTTCTCCGAGGCGCTGCTCGCGGCCTCGCGGGCCTACGACTCGCGTGGGCCCCGGGTGCGCGAGGCGCTGGACCGGGTGCGCGGCCTCATCCCCGACGATGGCGCCGGCCCCTCGCCCGGGCCCGAGGACCTCTGGGAGAAGCCGTGGGCGCTCCTCTGGGGGCCACCGGGCACGGGCAAGACGGAGACGGTGGCGCGGCTGCTCGCGCAGGCCATCCAGCGCAACCCCAAGGAGCGCATCCTCGCGGTGGCGCCCACCAACCGCGCCGCGGACACGCTCGCGCTGCGCGTGGCCCGCATGCTCTCCAAGGCCGGGGCCCTGCACGCGCCGGACACCACGTGCCGCATCTTCCGGGGCGGCATCGGCGTGGGCCCGGAGCTGACGAATGCCTTTCCCGCGGTCCTCCAGGACGCGCGCTACCAGAAGCAGGCGGCGCGCGTCGAATACATGGAGGAGCGCGTGCGCCGCGAGTACCTGGAGGGGGCGCCACCCTCGCGGCTGGCCACCGTGAAGGCGGAGCTGCGCAAGGTGCGCGATGGCATCACGGACGAGACGCTCTTCGTCGCCCGGGAGGGACACGCCACCCTCATAGTGCTCACCGTGCACCGGGCGCTGCGGCTCGTGTCGGAGCTGGAGGGCGCCGAGCGTTTCGACCGGCTGGTGGTGGACGAGGCGGGCATGGTGTCGCGCGCCGCGGTGGGGCTGCTGGCGCCCATGGCGCGCAAGGTGTTGCTGGGAGGAGACCCGAAGCAGATCGGCCCGGTGAGCCGCGCGCTGGAGGGCGTGGAGCGGCCGGTGCAGACGTGGATGCGCGGCTCGCCGCTGTCGCACCTGGAGGACGCGAAGGCGGCGGTGGAGTCCTCGCACGTGCTGCTGTTGCGGACGCAGCACCGCATGCACCCTCAAATCGGCTCCGTGGTGAGCCACTTCAGCTACGCGGGGCTGCTGGAGGACGGCGAGGGTCCGCGCACCCGGCAGCCGAAGACGGTGGACGTGTACCCGGCGGCGAGGGCGTGCTGGGTGGTGCTGGACGAGGCCACCCGGGATGCGCGCCGTGTCTGCCACGAGCGGGGGGAGTCGGGCCGGGGCTACCGGCGGCCCTTCTCGGCGGAGCTGCTGGTGACGCTGGCCGCGCCCGCGCTGAAGGCGGGGCTCAAGGTGCTGGCGGTGACGCCGTACCGGGCGCAGGCGGCGCTGTTGCGGGCGCTGGCGCAGCAGAAGGGGTGGAGCGAGTCGCGCTTCCAGGCCTCCACCATCCACCGGCAGCAGGGCACCGAGTACGACGTCGTCATCGTGGACACCGTGGCCGCCGGGCGCCCCTTTCCGCCGAGCGAGCTCACTCCCATGCTCAACGTGGCGGCCAGCCGCGCCCGCGAGTACCTCTTCGTCCTCTCCTCGCGCGCCGAGTCCGAGGCCGCCATCCCCTCGCAGCTGTTGGAGCTGCTGACGCCGGTGGCCCCCAGCCTGGAGCCCCGCTTCTCGCTGCAGCCGCTGCTGGTGATGCCGGGCGTGCGCGCGCAGGTGGCCCGGCGGCCCGAGGGGCTGGGACAGGAGATCGATTCGCTGCGGGACATGGGGCCGCTCTTCACCCAGGAGCAGGTGGCCCTCTTCGAGCGCCGCTTCGACGAGGGGCACCACCTGGTGCGCGGGGTGGCCGGCAGCGGGAAGACGTACGTGCTGGCGCAGTGGGTGGCGCGCTACCTGGCCGAGCATCCGGAAGCACGGGTGCTGGTGTCCTTCTTCAACAAGGCGCTGACGCCGCTGCTCTCGCGGCTGCTGGTGGCGGCGATGCGGCAGCGGCTCGGCAAGCGGGCGCCGCTGATGACACAGCGGGTGACGCTCATGCACATGACGGGCACGGGCTCCTTCGCGCCGGAGAGCTTCGATGCCGTCTTCGTGGACGAGGCGCAGGACCTGAGCGCCCCGGAGCTCGCGCACCTGTACTCGCTGGCCCGTCCGCTCTCCCGGGGCGAGGGGCCCGCGCTCAAGGCCTTCCTGCTCTTCGCGGACGACTCGCAGAACGTGTACGGCAACAGCTCCGTGGAGGCCCTGCGCAAGGAACTGCCGGAGCTCGACTTCACCGGCCGGGTGCGCGTGCTGCACGAGGCCTTCCGCTCCACGCGCCAGGTGTCCGAGCTGGCCTTCAACGTGGTGTTGGATCCGCTCGGGCTGCACCGGGTGGCCAACCCCGGCATGCGCGAGTTCATGCGCGCCCACGAGCTGCGCGAGCAGGGCCTGCTGGAGGAGCCGGTGCCGGGAGTGGATGGGCTGTACCGGTTGCAGGCCACCGAGCGCGAGGGCGTGGCGCCGGTGGTGCGGGCCTTCGACTCGGCGCAGGCGGAGGAGGCGTGGCTGGTGCGCGAGGTGAAGCGGCTGAGCCGGGAGGAGGGAGTGCGGCCCTCGGACGTGCTGGTGGTGGCGCCGGTGCGGCCCGCGCGGCTGGCCGAGGCGCTGGAGCGCGAGGGCCTGAAGGCGGTGGCCTTCGGCGGGCGCAGCGGCCAGGACGTGTCGGGCTTCAGCGTGGGGCGGGTGGATTACTTCCGGGTGACGACGGCCTTCTCGTGCAAGGGGCACGAGAGCCCGGTGGTGTTCTTCTGCGGCGTGGACGCGCTGGACGACATGTCGTGGATGGAGACGAAGCCGGGGCGCACGGAGCGTGAGTTGGAGCGCACGCGCCGCGCGCTCTTCTACGTGGGGGCCACGCGGGCCATGGTGCGCCAGTACGTGAGCGGGCTCTCCGGGGCGCGCTTCACGCGGGCGTCTCTCGAGTACGCGCGGGCGCTCGCTCGCGGCGTCCGGTGA
- a CDS encoding metallophosphoesterase family protein, whose protein sequence is MKLYALSVLHVRYEHNRKALESLAPHPEDWLIVAGDVGETLEHMEFAWRTLTARFQKVVWVPGNHELWTMAREQPALRGEARYQQLVEHCRSHGVLTPEDPYPRWPGEGPHRVLVPMFLLYDYSFRPDEVAEKDAIAWAMEHHILCTDEAVLHPDPYPSRSAWCAARVEQTLARLEQLPPDCSTILINHFPLRYEHVRLPRIPRFSIWCGTKKTEDWHLRFRAEIVVSGHLHMPATLWRDGVRFEEASLGYPQQWTWRGDISRCLREVLPGRASQEG, encoded by the coding sequence ATGAAGCTCTACGCCCTCAGTGTTCTCCATGTGCGCTACGAGCACAACCGCAAGGCGCTCGAATCGCTCGCCCCCCACCCCGAGGATTGGCTCATCGTCGCCGGAGACGTCGGCGAGACGCTGGAGCACATGGAGTTCGCCTGGCGCACGCTGACGGCGCGCTTCCAGAAGGTGGTGTGGGTGCCCGGCAATCACGAGCTGTGGACGATGGCACGTGAGCAGCCCGCGCTCCGAGGCGAAGCCCGCTATCAGCAGCTGGTGGAGCACTGCCGCTCGCACGGCGTGCTGACACCCGAGGACCCGTACCCCCGCTGGCCGGGCGAGGGGCCGCACCGGGTGCTGGTGCCAATGTTCCTGCTCTACGACTACTCGTTCCGCCCGGACGAGGTGGCCGAGAAGGACGCCATCGCCTGGGCGATGGAGCACCACATCCTGTGCACCGACGAGGCGGTGCTGCACCCGGACCCGTACCCGAGCCGGTCCGCCTGGTGCGCGGCGCGCGTGGAGCAGACGCTCGCCCGGCTCGAGCAGCTGCCGCCAGACTGCTCCACCATCCTCATCAACCACTTCCCGCTGCGCTACGAGCACGTGCGCCTGCCGCGCATCCCCCGCTTCTCCATCTGGTGCGGCACGAAGAAGACGGAGGACTGGCACCTGCGCTTCCGCGCGGAGATCGTCGTCTCCGGCCACCTGCACATGCCCGCCACGCTGTGGCGCGACGGGGTGCGCTTCGAGGAGGCCTCGCTCGGCTATCCCCAGCAGTGGACCTGGCGCGGGGACATCTCGCGGTGCCTGCGCGAGGTATTGCCCGGCCGCGCGAGCCAGGAGGGATAA